The genomic interval TATCCGACTTGATAATAGGATTTTCAATAAGTTTGTTTTATCTTTAATGTTACAATCATAATTATAATTGGACTCAAATTCCCCATGGTTGTTTCTACACAATCTGAATTACCTCCTCTTGAATTCCACCTATTTTCACTAGTAATTTAATTGCTGAAACAAAACAACCATGCAAATCAATAAGCTGAAGTTTAAAATGCTCATATAAAGAATTCTGAAAATGTGCTTTGATGTCTGATTATGGTAATTAGTTGACTTATATACTTGCTGATTAGTCGACCGATCAACTTGTCCTGTGATCTGTCATTTGAATTTGACACAGAATGTGCGGTTTTGACACTAAAACTTCTAGGCTAAGTTTGAAGGCACAACCCGCCAgtagacctagtgtgtttgtaCATGGTAATTATGGTGATCCCATATTAGGCATGGCTTTCTCGGATAAGAAACAAGGGAATAACAGCCCCATTTTCTATTATGAATGATTTTATGATCATCGAAATCTTTAAATTTCAATTCAAAATTCATGAAAATAATCTTTTGCGACATAATTCAAAATAGTATTTCAAATTTGATATTGGTTCCCTAATTATCAGTAGTGTTTTTTGGAGGTTCCTTCACTTTTAAGTATGCGTAGTGCCATTTTACCCAACTTTggatagttttttttaataaaaaaaaacgtgTATTTGTAAGAAATCTGCAGAATATTCTGGATTATTTCATTACTGGACAAGTAATCTGCAAATATGTTCTCTTTATAACTGACAATGATCGACAGGTTCGGGTTCTTCAATCTTTATTTCCTCCACTCTTGCTTGTTCTTTTTAAGATGCTTATTGCACCAGTTAATGAAGGGAAAGTAGCATCTATGATGCTTGGTAGGTTATGATTATCATTTTGCTTAGGCGTATGGTATTTTAAGTTCATTAATTTGTTTGCCATctgaaaataaattatttttgctGTGCTCAATATGATTTATTGTGTGTTCTGAAGCACGAGCAACTGCAATCTTATGCCAATGGCTGATGGGCCCATGTTCAGTTAATTCTATTGATCTGGCTGATGGGTCATCCTGCTCCAGTGgggtaatatttttttcttaactcTAAGTCCCAATCTTGCTGATTTTTGCTATGCAACTGCTGTGATAATTAGAGTTGACTTGTTTTTTTGTGTTATTTCTCGACTATTTCTTGTGTAGGTCTTTGTTGAGAGATGCAAGTATCTGGAGGAAAGTAAATGTCTGGGAGTATGTGTCAATACATGCAAGTTACCGACACAGGTTAGTATATTTGCATGTTATCATTATGTGATATCAGGTCTTGTACCGTCCAGTGCGAGGCTCCAAAAATGGTGCTTGATTGGGGGGAAAACAGCTATTTTTCATATGGCAAAACGAATGGAATTTGACTCACACACCTGACACAAGCATTCCcaactaattttttaaattgagcGTTCCCAACAATCGAACATGTCAAACAAAATACATTATAGGGGAAGGTTTTATCATTGTGAAGACAATTTGGTATGAATCATCTATTTCATTGCATGAACCAGACTTAGCATGCATGCTCCTCTATATATATACTATTAGCTAAGAAGGCTTGCGCTTTTTGAGGAAAGAGATGGAGAGAGTGGACAGTCAGTAGTTGCATGTAAAGATTCTTCTTTTTGAACTAGAATAGTGTCTAATAGATTTGAAGATTGTGTTCGTAACTTAAATGAATTTTCTTCTTGCCCATCCTCTTGCATTGTGCTCGTAGTGACGTTGTTAATACTAACACAATCTACATACCTATTCAACACAGATCTATAGTCTGCATAGACACCTGATTGCTTCCCATCTTAATGATCTTAGTTTGTTTGATCCTTTCCAGAGATTTTTCAAAGATTACATGGGTGTTCCTCTATACATGGAGCCAAATTTTATTGACTATAGCTGTCAGGTAATATTCTCATTACGCTGCCAACCTCCACCTTTAGGTTCTCATAAGAACTCGAATCGCTTAACTGCAGTTTCTGTGAGATAATCAAGACTCTTTCATATGCCCACAGTTTTCCCTTTTGTTTTTGGGGAAAGGAAAGCAAATTAGAATACTAATTCTGATCACATTCTTTTTGCAGTTCAACTTTGGGCTTCTTCCTCCAACGGCAGCCAGTGACAAAGGCCTCACAGAACCTTGCTTGTCAATATGCCCTAGTGCTAGCCGCCGCAAAGATCTTGGTACCAACAAGTTTAAACAATGTCCTACAGTTTAAATGCTCAGATGTATATTTTACCTTCTCTTTTCCCCCCCTCCAAATGTAACTTTCATGTTCCAGGAATGCATCCATGGTTTTTGAAAGCGCTTGAACTAGCAGTCGATCAAATATATTTATGGTAACTGGTTCTTCAACCAATTATCTACGGTCAGTGATTCCTTAAAATTGTTTGGTATTAACGCTCAGCAAATAAAATTGTAATTTAGCACGAAAAGTTGATTATACAACTTTtagcaatttacttggttcaaacAGTGAGCTGATGAAGCTTCGAGTCACTAGCCCAACTATAAGATAAATTAGATAGCATCAAATATCTTTTATATTATATCAACAGAAACACTCAAATATATTTTAACATAGCACAAAGGAGCTACTTTGCATATTAATCTGTTGCTAAAAAAATGTTCTGGCTCGAGTGAAATTGGCATAATACAACACAGCCGTTCCAAAAGAAAAGAAGCATAATGCATCATTAATAAATATGGGTCAGAAGCTGGAGCAGTGCTGTTCTAATTGACAACATAGGTGGCTACTCCAACTACCCTCATCACAAATTTACTCGGGACAATTGTCCATGCAGATATGTGTAAGTTGTAGCTCCATGAAAGGTTAGATTACCCGTCCTCGTAGTGTTAAACCTTCCAAGTTGATCTGCATCATGTCGATACAATCAGAGCGTAAAGACAGTGTGATCTATCGAACAACTTTGCATCTGATGTTATTAACTCGATGCCAATGTTAGCTGGAAAACCGTCAGCATGGATAACTCAATCATCTATTTACCAACATGTTATTCAAGGGGGAAAAATGATAATTGAGATAAAGTCGAGGAGGATCACATGATAATTAACTAGAAAGTAGAGAGGAAATACCACAAAAGAGACCTTGGCGTGTGATGAAATCCATCCCCATTCAGACTTTCACTATCAGGCGCACCACCACCACCTGCTGAAACGGTACTCTTTGTGGAAGAATTCTTAGATTCATCTTTAGAGGAATGATCTGTAGATTCGTCGGGATTATTTATGCAGTACTTCTGCAGCCATGCATCGGTCTCCCACAAAACGTGCATAATACTCTCCCTGGAAGAATAACCATGGCTTTCGAAGGGAAGAATAACCAAACGACAGAGTGCTCCATGTCCTTTCAAAGCATTAAAGAATCGATCCGACTGCATAAAACATTACATTGATCATGTATTAGATTAAGTTTAGGGTAGAAGACAAGTTTATAAATCATGATATAAAAACTAAGTGTTTGGAAGTATGACAAGTAGTGTATCAGGAATGGCAGGGTTTCTGAAAAAGAAAAAACTAAGTGAATACTGATCATCTGATTGACATAAGAAAAATAGACTGGTCATTTACCTGCATCGTCAATGTTCCTGAGTTGTTGTCTTCTTCTCCGTGTACTAATAGAATTGGTTTCGTTATCTTACTTGCAGACATAAAAGGGCTCATCTTGATATAAGTACTGGTTGCCTCCCAAAGCGTTCTATCTTCATTCTGCACCGTATGGAATCAGACATTAGATGCATGACTTGAAAAAACTAGCTTGATGAACAATATGTTAGAAAGTTGGTGAACCCtaaaaggaaaataaatgttGAAGAAATCCAAACCTGAAAGCCAAAAGGAGTAAGAGTTCTGTTGTAGGCTCCGGAACGAGCAATGCCACAGCAAAAAAGATGTGGAGCATGTGCTAATAGATTAGCCGTCATGAATGCTCCGTAAGAGTGACCACCAACAGCAATTTTATTTGGATGAGCTacctaaatttttttaacaaatattcaATCATATATTCACAAGTGAGAATAATCAAGAAAAAACATAACATTGTTACCCCTCTTCGAATGACTTCCTCAGCTGCAGCCTCTGCACTCGCAACCAACTGTTCTACATACCTGGTTACCATTAGAGAATAACTAAGATTCTGAAAGGAAAGTTCTTGGCTAGATGCCACATAACTTAAATGCTGGTAAGACTTGTACATAGGACAGCACTACAAATTAAACCATACACAATTGCATAGAGCCTTCCAATTTAATATACGAGCCCAGTTTGGCTCGTGAGTCGCATGCCGATGACTGTCGCCTGACCCAGGCCCGATTCAATTATGTGCTCGGCAATCAAGGATGTAATTCTCTAAGGAATAAGCTCATATGCTTGTTCTATAGTTACATGCTCAGAGGATGACTATTGCACCGCTTGGTACATCAATATTAAATTTACACAACATCATCAACTATAATTGAATATGAATATGGAAATGTGGAAGTAAAGATAGAGTCGAAAAGCATGTCACAATTTACCTATCATTGGCTTCTTCATCTCCCTCCCCTATAATTGGGATTGTTGGGCCAGACAGAATTGCGAAACTGCAAGATCAGTAATTTGATTGATACAAATTTgagaaatttataaaagaaagaaCCTACTTTGAACAATATTCAAAATTGAGAACATATGTCCAATTACAATTTCAGTACTGCGAATGCTGCATGCATGTTGATCATCTCAAAGTGAGATGGAACAACAGATTCACTCAGAATATTGGTTTAGAAAGACAGAATTAATGCTTGTTTGATGAGCTATGTTAACTACAACATTCAATAAGCTCATTCACCGAGCAAACTACTTTCCAGACTTACAGAAGCTGTAAAACAAGCTTCTGTAAACCTCATTTTTTTTGCCAGACACCCGGAAACAAACCTCGTTTTTTTGCCACGTAAGTTGTAACAGCAGCAAAATTCACAATCAACCACAACAAACTTGGAAAAGAAACAATGCAGCTAAATTGTTGCTAACATTTAGAACATAGCTCCATGCAGGACAAGATCACAGTGAAGGGATCATGCAAGATACTTGCGTAATCAAATTAGCAGTGATATATGCCTTACAGACAGCAGCCAGCATGATAACaataacaacttaaagaaaaTATAGATTTAATACCCTCTAGCCAACCAAAGAAGTGGTGATGTAGGGCCtattcctgcaaactcattcggAGAGCCACGAACTTGTCCAGCAGCATCTTTGCTTTTAAACTCTCCAGGATATGACCAGAAAAGGCATGGTAGAGGTCCATCTTTTGATGGACTGTAACCAGGAGGCAAGTAAAGGGTTGCGGTCAGTTGGACACCGTCCTTCCTCTGGTATCTGATCATCTCTTTCTGTAAGGATGCTAATTGAGGATAAGGATGGGGGAAATTTGTGATTTGAAAAGTCTTTTTATCTGGCCAAGTTTGTAGAAAATATTGAGTATTTTCCGTCTTTGACTCCTTTGAAGTAAGAACTTTTAGTTGATCAAGGAACAAATCACCATCAGTGTAATCTGACATTAGCGCAACAACAGTTTCATAATATTTTTCCTTGTCACTTTCCCAAATCCTCTCTTTAACTCCTGTATTTCTGTAAACAAGTATAGTGTTTCCATTTGATGTTATTAGCCTAAGAAGCCTATTCAAATAGGGAAAAAAGAAGGCATTGCTGTACGGGAACTCACACATCAAACAAATCAAGAAATGGAACATTTCCTTCTGGTGTTGCACCTCTTCCATTCAGCAAAATGTATGTTCCTGCATCATCGTGCTTCTTTATTTTTGCAATGACATAAGTACCGGCTTGAGTTCTCCTCATCATTGGAGAACCAGGATCAGAATATACATCTTCCGAGGATCTATCGAACAAAATTCGTGGCTCGACATTCTTAATGTCTGGAGAAATAATCCATGTTCTTGTTCTGCGAGTCTTATACCATGATTCATACATCAAAGCAAATGAATCATCACACCAGGAGATACCTCTGTAGAAAAGGGTCATGGACTAAATAACATAATGAAATACAGAGCGCGAAAGTAATCATATGCAATTTTGTAATGTTAGATGAACTGTTTTAGATGGAAAGTTCATAAAAAACGTAGTAACTAGGACCTTCATTTGCCATCTAAATTACAGGAAAGATGGCATGTGGTCAGAATTCATCAGAAAAGGTGCCCTACTAACATGAAAAGTTAAAACTAGTCAGTAATAGGAACTTATATTATCAGCTAGATAACAAGCACACATGTCTAAGGATCTTAACACATTGCTttgaaattaacttatttctttgCAAGTTTATTAGCACAACCAAAAAACACCATCTAGATATAAGTAGTCACAAACACAACTAATTAGTATCGAGAAAAATCTGCTTATTCAAGGGAAGCTTCAACTTTTAAGAAATGTTTCCAAGCATTTAAAAAACCATAGATTATGGTCatgagaaatgaaaaaaaaaaacaaccaaaAATGTGGTTTTAAAAAATCTCCAAGAATATTCATTGATTTATGACTGGCATCATTCAAATGTGCTCCACACAACCAACAGCAACAGTGCTAATTGGTGCCACTGCCTTCTGCTTATGTATGCTTGCCACTGCATGCATTGCTTCCACGCCACCAGTCTACCTCCAACGTCACAACCGTCCCATTTTATCAATGATAAGCACCATCGCTGCCATTGCAAGCACTCGCGCAGAGAACCTGATCACCAGAGCTTCAGCAACATAGC from Zingiber officinale cultivar Zhangliang chromosome 6B, Zo_v1.1, whole genome shotgun sequence carries:
- the LOC121992684 gene encoding beta-carotene isomerase D27, chloroplastic-like, which codes for MVVCGSPSRPLCISPLLRLHGRNRRSPRFRVPYSSLPPPIAAPKSDYKPGLLDDMLLIFFRKKMVEEVGWDSKKPGYDGLIEVANHLMLKSKSISETEQSAVRVLQSLFPPLLLVLFKMLIAPVNEGKVASMMLARATAILCQWLMGPCSVNSIDLADGSSCSSGVFVERCKYLEESKCLGVCVNTCKLPTQRFFKDYMGVPLYMEPNFIDYSCQFNFGLLPPTAASDKGLTEPCLSICPSASRRKDLGTNKFKQCPTV
- the LOC121992685 gene encoding probable glutamyl endopeptidase, chloroplastic isoform X1, which translates into the protein MLLDKVYHRFSISPNLRPVPIPLLCSPLLHQTLQLGARLPSSSPPPPHPSRTPLRALRFSRAKHMSSHAASAASFRLACLARSASAAESGTGDANGAPDPASFPSSAAPTPQDEESSSLGGYRLPPKEIRDIVDAPPLPVLSFSPQRDKILFLKRRSLPPLAELARPEEKLAGIRIDGDYNARSRMSFYTGIGIHLLADDGKLGPEIEVHGFPNGAKINFVSWSRDGQHLSFSIRVDEEDNNSSKLRVWIADVESGKARPLFASPDIFLNAVFDNFVWVNDSTLLVCTIPISREAPPKKPLVPSGPKIQSNEQKNVVQVRTFQDLLKDEHDEDLFDYYSTSQLVLASLDGTMRPIGPPAVYTSIDPSPDEKYLLVTSIHRPYSYIVPCGRFPKKIELWTTDGKFIREICNLPLAEDIPIAFNSVRKGKRSINWRPDKPSTLYWVETQDGGDAKIEVSPRDIVYTELAEPIIAEQPDVLHKLDLRYGGISWCDDSFALMYESWYKTRRTRTWIISPDIKNVEPRILFDRSSEDVYSDPGSPMMRRTQAGTYVIAKIKKHDDAGTYILLNGRGATPEGNVPFLDLFDVNTGVKERIWESDKEKYYETVVALMSDYTDGDLFLDQLKVLTSKESKTENTQYFLQTWPDKKTFQITNFPHPYPQLASLQKEMIRYQRKDGVQLTATLYLPPGYSPSKDGPLPCLFWSYPGEFKSKDAAGQVRGSPNEFAGIGPTSPLLWLARGFAILSGPTIPIIGEGDEEANDRYVEQLVASAEAAAEEVIRRGVAHPNKIAVGGHSYGAFMTANLLAHAPHLFCCGIARSGAYNRTLTPFGFQNEDRTLWEATSTYIKMSPFMSASKITKPILLVHGEEDNNSGTLTMQSDRFFNALKGHGALCRLVILPFESHGYSSRESIMHVLWETDAWLQKYCINNPDESTDHSSKDESKNSSTKSTVSAGGGGAPDSESLNGDGFHHTPRSTWKV
- the LOC121992685 gene encoding probable glutamyl endopeptidase, chloroplastic isoform X2, whose protein sequence is MLLDKVYHRFSISPNLRPVPIPLLCSPLLHQTLQLGARLPSSSPPPPHPSRTPLRALRFSRAKHMSSHAASAASFRLACLARSASAAESGTGDANGAPDPASFPSSAAPTPQDEESSSLGGYRLPPKEIRDIVDAPPLPVLSFSPQRDKILFLKRRSLPPLAELARPEEKLAGIRIDGDYNARSRMSFYTGIGIHLLADDGKLGPEIEVHGFPNGAKINFVSWSRDGQHLSFSIRVDEEDNNSSKLRVWIADVESGKARPLFASPDIFLNAVFDNFVWVNDSTLLVCTIPISREAPPKKPLVPSGPKIQSNEQKNVVQVRTFQDLLKDEHDEDLFDYYSTSQLVLASLDGTMRPIGPPAVYTSIDPSPDEKYLLVTSIHRPYSYIVPCGRFPKKIELWTTDGKFIREICNLPLAEDIPIAFNSVRKGKRSINWRPDKPSTLYWVETQDGGDAKIEVSPRDIVYTELAEPIIAEQPDVLHKLDLRYGGISWCDDSFALMYESWYKTRRTRTWIISPDIKNVEPRILFDRSSEDVYSDPGSPMMRRTQAGTYVIAKIKKHDDAGTYILLNGRGATPEGNVPFLDLFDVNTGVKERIWESDKEKYYETVVALMSDYTDGDLFLDQLKVLTSKESKTENTQYFLQTWPDKKTFQITNFPHPYPQLASLQKEMIRYQRKDGVQLTATLYLPPGYSPSKDGPLPCLFWSYPGEFKSKDAAGQVRGSPNEFAGIGPTSPLLWLARGFAILSGPTIPIIGEGDEEANDRYVEQLVASAEAAAEEVIRRGVAHPNKIAVGGHSYGAFMTANLLAHAPHLFCCGIARSGAYNRTLTPFGFQNEDRTLWEATSTYIKMSPFMSASKITKPILLVHGEEDNNSGTLTMQSDRFFNALKGHGALCRLVILPFESHGYSSRESIMHVLWETDAWLQKYCINNPDESTDHSSKDESKNSSTKSTVSAGGGGAPDSESLNGDGFHHTPRSLL